Proteins from a genomic interval of Acomys russatus chromosome 19, mAcoRus1.1, whole genome shotgun sequence:
- the Ufsp1 gene encoding inactive Ufm1-specific protease 1 — MRSLRIGQSLRLRNQADLRACFRSQCLSSRGNVSSAPVFCSSQKTPGTRFRPASVTASLNALDLLKDVHLGLALPCQDPARLALLSGHYLYYHYGCDGLDDRGWGCGYRTLQTLCSWPGGQSSGVPGLTAVQGALEDMGDKPPGFRNSRSWIGCVEASLCLEHFGGPQGRLYHVPRGAGLQGELERLYSHFTEGGGPVMVGGDADAQSKALLGFCEGPGMETYVLVLDPHCWGTPKDRSELQAAGWVGWRKVNTVFDSSSFYNLCLTRCI, encoded by the exons ATGAGAAGCCTTAGGATTG GGCAGAGCTTGCGACTGCGCAATCAGGCAGATTTGCGAGCGTGTTTCCGAAGTCAGTGTCTGTCTTCTCGTGGCAACGTCTCTTCTGCGCCCGTCTTCTGTTCG TCCCAGAAGACACCAGGAACCAGATTTCGCCCCGCCTCGGTGACAGCCTCACTGAACGCCCTGGATCTGCTAAAGGACGTGCACCTGGGCCTGGCCCTGCCCTGCCAGGATCCCGCCCGGCTGGCCCTCCTCTCCGGCCACTACCTTTACTATCACTATGGCTGCGACGGACTGGATGACCGCGGCTGGGGATGCGGCTACCGCACCCTACAGACGCTGTGCTCCTGGCCAGGGGGCCAGTCGTCAGGCGTGCCTGGGCTGACAGCCGTGCAAGGGGCCCTAGAGGACATGGGCGACAAGCCCCCGGGGTTCCGCAACTCCCGGAGCTGGATTGGCTGtgtagaggccagcctgtgcctTGAACACTTCGGAGGACCCCAGGGGCGCCTATACCACGTGCCTCGCGGAGCTGGGCTTCAGGGAGAGCTGGAGCGGCTTTATTCACACTTCACAGAGGGCGGGGGCCCAGTAATGGTGGGAGGGGACGCAGACGCTCAGTCCAAGGCCTTGCTGGGATTCTGTGAGGGCCCAGGTATGGAAACCTATGTCCTGGTACTGGATCCACACTGCTGGGGCACACCGAAAGACCGCAGTGAACTGCAAGCTGCTGGGTGGGTGGGCTGGCGAAAGGTAAACACTGTCTTTGATTCCAGTTCCTTCTATAACCTGTGTTTGACCAGATGTATCTGA
- the Ache gene encoding acetylcholinesterase isoform X3 has product MWLPRYPLHTPSLASPLLVLFLSLLGGGAGAEGREDPQLLVRVRGGQLRGIRLKAPGGPVSAFLGIPFAEPPVGSRRFMPPEPKRPWSGVLDATTFQNVCYQYVDTLYPGFEGTEMWNPNRELSEDCLYLNVWTPYPRPTSPIPVLIWIYGGGFYSGASSLDVYDGRFLAQVEGIVVLSMNYRVGTFGFLALPGSREAPGNVGLLDQRLALQWVQENIAAFGGDPMSVTLFGESAGAASVGMHILSPPSRSLFHRAILQSGTPNGPWATVGAGEARRRATLLARLVGCPPGGASGNDTELIACLRTRPAQDLVDHEWHVLPQDSIFRFSFVPVVDGDFLSDTPEALINTGDFQDLQVLVGVVKDEGSYFLVYGVPGFSKDNESLISRAQFLAGVRIGVPQASDLAAEAVVLHYTDWLHPEDPAHLRDAMSAVVGDHNVVCPVAQLAGRLAAQGARVYAYVFEHRASTLTWPLWMGVPHGYEIEFIFGLPLDPSLNYTTEERIFAQRLMKYWTNFARAGNPNDPRDSKSPQWPPYTTAAQQYVTLNLKPLEVRRGLRAQTCAFWNRFLPKLLSATDTLDEAERQWKAEFHRWSSYMVHWKNQFDHYSKQDRCSDL; this is encoded by the exons ATGTGGCTTCCCCGGTATCCCCTGCACACACCCTCCCTGGCTTCTCCACTCCtcgtcctcttcctctccctcctgggaggaggggcaggggctgagggccGGGAAGACCCACAGCTGCTGGTGAGGGTTCGAGGGGGCCAGCTGAGGGGCATCCGCCTGAAGGCCCCTGGGGGCCCAGTCTCAGCTTTTCTGGGCATCCCCTTTGCAGAGCCACCCGTGGGTTCGCGTAGATTCATGCCACCAGAGCCCAAGCGGCCCTGGTCAGGGGTGTTAGATGCTACCACATTTCAAAATGTCTGCTACCAATATGTGGACACCCTGTACCCTGGGTTTGAGGGTACTGAGATGTGGAACCCCAACCGAGAGCTGAGTGAAGACTGCCTGTATCTTAATGTGTGGACACCATACCCCAGGCCTACCTCTCCCATACCTGTCCTCATCTGGATTTATGGGGGTGGTTTCTACAGTGGAGCATCCTCTTTGGACGTGTATGATGGCCGGTTCCTGGCCCAGGTGGAGGGGATCGTGGTGTTATCTATGAACTACCGAGTGGGAACCTTTGGCTTCTTGGCcctgccaggaagcagagaagcccCTGGAAATGTAGGCCTGCTGGATCAACGGCTTGCCTTGCAGTGGGTACAAGAAAACATCGCAGCCTTTGGGGGAGACCCGATGTCAGTAACTCTGTTTGGGGAGAGTGCAGGTGCAGCCTCGGTAGGCATGCACATTTTGTCCCCGCCCAGCCGCAGCCTCTTCCACAGGGCTATCCTGCAGAGTGGTACACCCAATGGGCCCTGGGCCACCGTGGGTGCGGGAGAGGCCAGGCGCAGGGCCACGCTGCTGGCCCGCCTTGTGGGCTGTCCCCCAGGTGGCGCTAGCGGCAACGACACGGAGCTGATAGCCTGCCTGCGGACAAGGCCCGCTCAGGACCTGGTGGACCATGAGTGGCACGTGCTGCCCCAAGACAGTATCTTCCGATTTTCTTTCGTGCCTGTGGTGGATGGGGACTTCCTCAGTGACACGCCCGAGGCCCTCATCAATACTGGAGATTTTCAAGACCTGCAG GTGCTGGTGGGTGTGGTGAAGGACGAGGGCTCCTACTTTCTGGTTTACGGGGTCCCAGGCTTCAGCAAAGACAATGAATCTCTCATCAGCCGGGCCCAGTTCCTGGCTGGGGTGCGGATCGGTGTACCCCAAGCAAGTGACCTGGCAGCCGAGGCTGTGGTCCTACATTATACAGACTGGCTGCATCCTGAGGACCCTGCCCACCTGAGGGATGCCATGAGTGCAGTGGTAGGAGACCACAACGTTGTGTGCCCCGTGGCCCAGCTGGCTGGGCGACTGGCCGCCCAAGGGGCCCGGGTCTATGCCTACGTCTTTGAACACCGTGCCTCCACACTGACTTGGCCCCTCTGGATGGGGGTGCCCCACGGCTATGAAATCGAGTTCATCTTTGGGCTCCCCCTGGACCCCTCGCTGAACTACACCACAGAGGAGAGAATCTTTGCTCAGCGACTTatgaaatactggaccaatttTGCCCGCGCAGG gaACCCCAATGACCCTCGAGACTCCAAGTCTCCACAATGGCCACCGTACACCACTGCAGCTCAGCAATACGTGACCCTGAACTTGAAGCCCTTGGAGGTGCGGCGGGGACTTCGAGCCCAGACGTGCGCCTTCTGGAATCGCTTTCTACCCAAACTGCTCAGTGCCACCG ACACGCTGGACGAGGCGGAGCGCCAGTGGAAGGCCGAGTTCCACCGCTGGAGCTCCTACATGGTGCACTGGAAAAACCAGTTCGACCACTACAGCAAGCAGGATCGCTGCTCAGACCTGTGA
- the Ache gene encoding acetylcholinesterase isoform X2 → MSWLQMRKRQPVPAAMWLPRYPLHTPSLASPLLVLFLSLLGGGAGAEGREDPQLLVRVRGGQLRGIRLKAPGGPVSAFLGIPFAEPPVGSRRFMPPEPKRPWSGVLDATTFQNVCYQYVDTLYPGFEGTEMWNPNRELSEDCLYLNVWTPYPRPTSPIPVLIWIYGGGFYSGASSLDVYDGRFLAQVEGIVVLSMNYRVGTFGFLALPGSREAPGNVGLLDQRLALQWVQENIAAFGGDPMSVTLFGESAGAASVGMHILSPPSRSLFHRAILQSGTPNGPWATVGAGEARRRATLLARLVGCPPGGASGNDTELIACLRTRPAQDLVDHEWHVLPQDSIFRFSFVPVVDGDFLSDTPEALINTGDFQDLQVLVGVVKDEGSYFLVYGVPGFSKDNESLISRAQFLAGVRIGVPQASDLAAEAVVLHYTDWLHPEDPAHLRDAMSAVVGDHNVVCPVAQLAGRLAAQGARVYAYVFEHRASTLTWPLWMGVPHGYEIEFIFGLPLDPSLNYTTEERIFAQRLMKYWTNFARAGNPNDPRDSKSPQWPPYTTAAQQYVTLNLKPLEVRRGLRAQTCAFWNRFLPKLLSATDTLDEAERQWKAEFHRWSSYMVHWKNQFDHYSKQDRCSDL, encoded by the exons ATGTCGTGGTTACAGATGCGCAA ACGTCAGCCTGTCCCGGCAGCCATGTGGCTTCCCCGGTATCCCCTGCACACACCCTCCCTGGCTTCTCCACTCCtcgtcctcttcctctccctcctgggaggaggggcaggggctgagggccGGGAAGACCCACAGCTGCTGGTGAGGGTTCGAGGGGGCCAGCTGAGGGGCATCCGCCTGAAGGCCCCTGGGGGCCCAGTCTCAGCTTTTCTGGGCATCCCCTTTGCAGAGCCACCCGTGGGTTCGCGTAGATTCATGCCACCAGAGCCCAAGCGGCCCTGGTCAGGGGTGTTAGATGCTACCACATTTCAAAATGTCTGCTACCAATATGTGGACACCCTGTACCCTGGGTTTGAGGGTACTGAGATGTGGAACCCCAACCGAGAGCTGAGTGAAGACTGCCTGTATCTTAATGTGTGGACACCATACCCCAGGCCTACCTCTCCCATACCTGTCCTCATCTGGATTTATGGGGGTGGTTTCTACAGTGGAGCATCCTCTTTGGACGTGTATGATGGCCGGTTCCTGGCCCAGGTGGAGGGGATCGTGGTGTTATCTATGAACTACCGAGTGGGAACCTTTGGCTTCTTGGCcctgccaggaagcagagaagcccCTGGAAATGTAGGCCTGCTGGATCAACGGCTTGCCTTGCAGTGGGTACAAGAAAACATCGCAGCCTTTGGGGGAGACCCGATGTCAGTAACTCTGTTTGGGGAGAGTGCAGGTGCAGCCTCGGTAGGCATGCACATTTTGTCCCCGCCCAGCCGCAGCCTCTTCCACAGGGCTATCCTGCAGAGTGGTACACCCAATGGGCCCTGGGCCACCGTGGGTGCGGGAGAGGCCAGGCGCAGGGCCACGCTGCTGGCCCGCCTTGTGGGCTGTCCCCCAGGTGGCGCTAGCGGCAACGACACGGAGCTGATAGCCTGCCTGCGGACAAGGCCCGCTCAGGACCTGGTGGACCATGAGTGGCACGTGCTGCCCCAAGACAGTATCTTCCGATTTTCTTTCGTGCCTGTGGTGGATGGGGACTTCCTCAGTGACACGCCCGAGGCCCTCATCAATACTGGAGATTTTCAAGACCTGCAG GTGCTGGTGGGTGTGGTGAAGGACGAGGGCTCCTACTTTCTGGTTTACGGGGTCCCAGGCTTCAGCAAAGACAATGAATCTCTCATCAGCCGGGCCCAGTTCCTGGCTGGGGTGCGGATCGGTGTACCCCAAGCAAGTGACCTGGCAGCCGAGGCTGTGGTCCTACATTATACAGACTGGCTGCATCCTGAGGACCCTGCCCACCTGAGGGATGCCATGAGTGCAGTGGTAGGAGACCACAACGTTGTGTGCCCCGTGGCCCAGCTGGCTGGGCGACTGGCCGCCCAAGGGGCCCGGGTCTATGCCTACGTCTTTGAACACCGTGCCTCCACACTGACTTGGCCCCTCTGGATGGGGGTGCCCCACGGCTATGAAATCGAGTTCATCTTTGGGCTCCCCCTGGACCCCTCGCTGAACTACACCACAGAGGAGAGAATCTTTGCTCAGCGACTTatgaaatactggaccaatttTGCCCGCGCAGG gaACCCCAATGACCCTCGAGACTCCAAGTCTCCACAATGGCCACCGTACACCACTGCAGCTCAGCAATACGTGACCCTGAACTTGAAGCCCTTGGAGGTGCGGCGGGGACTTCGAGCCCAGACGTGCGCCTTCTGGAATCGCTTTCTACCCAAACTGCTCAGTGCCACCG ACACGCTGGACGAGGCGGAGCGCCAGTGGAAGGCCGAGTTCCACCGCTGGAGCTCCTACATGGTGCACTGGAAAAACCAGTTCGACCACTACAGCAAGCAGGATCGCTGCTCAGACCTGTGA
- the Ache gene encoding acetylcholinesterase isoform X1 produces the protein MEVGTSVTCHRGRLSPAGAVSGVSAGCRPSVTRQPVPAAMWLPRYPLHTPSLASPLLVLFLSLLGGGAGAEGREDPQLLVRVRGGQLRGIRLKAPGGPVSAFLGIPFAEPPVGSRRFMPPEPKRPWSGVLDATTFQNVCYQYVDTLYPGFEGTEMWNPNRELSEDCLYLNVWTPYPRPTSPIPVLIWIYGGGFYSGASSLDVYDGRFLAQVEGIVVLSMNYRVGTFGFLALPGSREAPGNVGLLDQRLALQWVQENIAAFGGDPMSVTLFGESAGAASVGMHILSPPSRSLFHRAILQSGTPNGPWATVGAGEARRRATLLARLVGCPPGGASGNDTELIACLRTRPAQDLVDHEWHVLPQDSIFRFSFVPVVDGDFLSDTPEALINTGDFQDLQVLVGVVKDEGSYFLVYGVPGFSKDNESLISRAQFLAGVRIGVPQASDLAAEAVVLHYTDWLHPEDPAHLRDAMSAVVGDHNVVCPVAQLAGRLAAQGARVYAYVFEHRASTLTWPLWMGVPHGYEIEFIFGLPLDPSLNYTTEERIFAQRLMKYWTNFARAGNPNDPRDSKSPQWPPYTTAAQQYVTLNLKPLEVRRGLRAQTCAFWNRFLPKLLSATDTLDEAERQWKAEFHRWSSYMVHWKNQFDHYSKQDRCSDL, from the exons ATGGAAGTCGGTACGTCTGTGACTTGTCACCGCGGGAGACTGTCGCCTGCGGGAGCAGTGTCTGGTGTCTCCGCAGGCTGCCGTCCGTCTGTCAC ACGTCAGCCTGTCCCGGCAGCCATGTGGCTTCCCCGGTATCCCCTGCACACACCCTCCCTGGCTTCTCCACTCCtcgtcctcttcctctccctcctgggaggaggggcaggggctgagggccGGGAAGACCCACAGCTGCTGGTGAGGGTTCGAGGGGGCCAGCTGAGGGGCATCCGCCTGAAGGCCCCTGGGGGCCCAGTCTCAGCTTTTCTGGGCATCCCCTTTGCAGAGCCACCCGTGGGTTCGCGTAGATTCATGCCACCAGAGCCCAAGCGGCCCTGGTCAGGGGTGTTAGATGCTACCACATTTCAAAATGTCTGCTACCAATATGTGGACACCCTGTACCCTGGGTTTGAGGGTACTGAGATGTGGAACCCCAACCGAGAGCTGAGTGAAGACTGCCTGTATCTTAATGTGTGGACACCATACCCCAGGCCTACCTCTCCCATACCTGTCCTCATCTGGATTTATGGGGGTGGTTTCTACAGTGGAGCATCCTCTTTGGACGTGTATGATGGCCGGTTCCTGGCCCAGGTGGAGGGGATCGTGGTGTTATCTATGAACTACCGAGTGGGAACCTTTGGCTTCTTGGCcctgccaggaagcagagaagcccCTGGAAATGTAGGCCTGCTGGATCAACGGCTTGCCTTGCAGTGGGTACAAGAAAACATCGCAGCCTTTGGGGGAGACCCGATGTCAGTAACTCTGTTTGGGGAGAGTGCAGGTGCAGCCTCGGTAGGCATGCACATTTTGTCCCCGCCCAGCCGCAGCCTCTTCCACAGGGCTATCCTGCAGAGTGGTACACCCAATGGGCCCTGGGCCACCGTGGGTGCGGGAGAGGCCAGGCGCAGGGCCACGCTGCTGGCCCGCCTTGTGGGCTGTCCCCCAGGTGGCGCTAGCGGCAACGACACGGAGCTGATAGCCTGCCTGCGGACAAGGCCCGCTCAGGACCTGGTGGACCATGAGTGGCACGTGCTGCCCCAAGACAGTATCTTCCGATTTTCTTTCGTGCCTGTGGTGGATGGGGACTTCCTCAGTGACACGCCCGAGGCCCTCATCAATACTGGAGATTTTCAAGACCTGCAG GTGCTGGTGGGTGTGGTGAAGGACGAGGGCTCCTACTTTCTGGTTTACGGGGTCCCAGGCTTCAGCAAAGACAATGAATCTCTCATCAGCCGGGCCCAGTTCCTGGCTGGGGTGCGGATCGGTGTACCCCAAGCAAGTGACCTGGCAGCCGAGGCTGTGGTCCTACATTATACAGACTGGCTGCATCCTGAGGACCCTGCCCACCTGAGGGATGCCATGAGTGCAGTGGTAGGAGACCACAACGTTGTGTGCCCCGTGGCCCAGCTGGCTGGGCGACTGGCCGCCCAAGGGGCCCGGGTCTATGCCTACGTCTTTGAACACCGTGCCTCCACACTGACTTGGCCCCTCTGGATGGGGGTGCCCCACGGCTATGAAATCGAGTTCATCTTTGGGCTCCCCCTGGACCCCTCGCTGAACTACACCACAGAGGAGAGAATCTTTGCTCAGCGACTTatgaaatactggaccaatttTGCCCGCGCAGG gaACCCCAATGACCCTCGAGACTCCAAGTCTCCACAATGGCCACCGTACACCACTGCAGCTCAGCAATACGTGACCCTGAACTTGAAGCCCTTGGAGGTGCGGCGGGGACTTCGAGCCCAGACGTGCGCCTTCTGGAATCGCTTTCTACCCAAACTGCTCAGTGCCACCG ACACGCTGGACGAGGCGGAGCGCCAGTGGAAGGCCGAGTTCCACCGCTGGAGCTCCTACATGGTGCACTGGAAAAACCAGTTCGACCACTACAGCAAGCAGGATCGCTGCTCAGACCTGTGA